The proteins below are encoded in one region of Periplaneta americana isolate PAMFEO1 chromosome 11, P.americana_PAMFEO1_priV1, whole genome shotgun sequence:
- the LOC138709171 gene encoding myb/SANT-like DNA-binding domain-containing protein 3, whose protein sequence is METNKQKEKRVRSCNYTGYEKNVIIDIMTKYSGIIENKRSDSLSLKKREEAWTSLTSEFNSHLNVTPRTVKQIKQCYENMKRHVKKDHSMEKIERFKTGGGTFIPSVDDTNSKLIAIIQDQLEPLQNELDCDAEYNGEIMNQNNQVIDTTEVEEIVDLPVIVRANESIAEVTTEEEELIREELTEAEIRGEINESGSSSGVPPFGSSACTTKKKTTGSKRGYSQIQELAAQSTSLCEIEKEFLIKKYRKEEQLLDIKIENAQLKQQLLKKQLEK, encoded by the exons ATGGAAACGAATAAGCAGAAAGAAAAGCGAGTTAGGAGTTGCAATTATACAGGCTATGAGAAAAATGTTATAATAGACATTATGACGAAATACAGTGgtataatagaaaataaaagaagtgatAGTCTATCACTAAAGAAACGTGAGGAAGCCTGGACTTCATTGACAAGCGAGTTCAACAGCCATTTAAATGTAACACCTAGGACCGTGAAACAAATAAAACAGTGTTACGAGAACATGAAAAGACATGTGAAAAAGGACCATTCTATGGAAAAAatagagcgtttcaaaactggtGGTGGTACATTCATCCCCAGTGTTGATGACACGAATTCTAAACTTATTGCCATCATTCAGGATCAGTTGGAGCCTTTACAAAATGAATTAGACTGTGATGCAGAATACAatg GAGAAATCATGAATCAAAATAATCAAGTCATTGACACTACTGAAGTAGAGGAAATAGTTGATTTACCAGTTATCGTAAGAGCAAATGAGTCAATTGCAGAAGTTACGACAGAAGAGGAAGAATTGATAAGGGAGGAGTTGACAGAAGCAGAAATTCGTGGAGAAATAAAT GAGTCTGGTTCATCGTCTGGTGTTCCCCCCTTCGGTAGCTCAGCTTGTACAACGAAGAAAAAAACAACGGGAAGTAAGAGGGGTTATTCACAGATCCAGGAGCTTGCAGCACAAAGCACATCACTCTGTGAAATTGAGAAAGAATTCCTCATTAAAAAGTATAGGAAAGAAGAACAACTTCTTGACATCAAGATTGAGAATGCACAACTGAAACAACAGTTACTGAAGAAACAATTGGagaagtaa
- the LOC138708613 gene encoding uncharacterized protein, producing MDEHQMPPTECFDQRTPDSDGYTRWSSSKNVKDIDPPVAQIIPRTMVQVPGAVDSDMIASEVEVVFAEVEGARLAPNPSKDVSPSTAGPSNSVAAETTTTTPAAPVDYTRKRRNVVLKEHSDSLFQF from the exons ATGGACGAACATCAAATGCCACCAACGGAATGTTTTGACCAAAGAACGCCAGACAGTGATGGCTACACGAGGTGGTCTTCCAGTAAAAATGTGAAGGACATTGATCCACCTGTAGCACAAATAATCCCTCGCACAATGGTCCAAGTTCCAGGAGCGGTTGACTCCGATATGATTGCGAGTGAAGTAGAAG TTGTGTTCGCAGAAGTAGAGGGAGCACGTCTTGCACCAAATCCTTCCAAGGACGTATCCCCCTCTACAGCTGGACCATCCAACTCAGTTGCAgctgaaacaacaacaacaactccaGCAGCACCAGTGGATTACACAAGAAAGCGCAGGAATGTAGTTTTGAAAGAACATAGTGattcattatttcagttttaa